The following are encoded in a window of Rosa chinensis cultivar Old Blush chromosome 4, RchiOBHm-V2, whole genome shotgun sequence genomic DNA:
- the LOC112199875 gene encoding type I inositol polyphosphate 5-phosphatase 2-like: protein MYINMIFVGSDPPSFGYQLRHRRGKLETTRAQYINTKDLRLTISTWNVAGRVPDENLDIDDCISSKEPSDIYIFG, encoded by the exons ATGTACATAAATATGATATTTGTTGGTTCAGATCCGCCTTCTTTTGGCTATCAGTTAAGACATAGGAGAGGAAAATTAGAAACTACTCGTGCTCAGTACATAAACACAAAGGATTTGAG GCTGACAATAAGCACTTGGAATGTTGCTGGAAGAGTTCCGGATGAAAACCTTGATATTGATGATTGTATTTCTTCAAAAGAGCCATCGGATATCTACATTTTCGG GTGA